A single region of the Gasterosteus aculeatus chromosome 1, fGasAcu3.hap1.1, whole genome shotgun sequence genome encodes:
- the lrfn1 gene encoding leucine-rich repeat and fibronectin type III domain-containing protein 1 encodes MDRLVLCVLLCAAVVKGYSCPGRCICQHLSPTLTLLCAKTGLLFVPPTIDRKTVELRLTDNFITIIRRKDFFNMTSLVHLTLSRNTISQITPHSFVGLRSLRALHMDGNRLSVIKTDHFRGLVNLRHLILGNNQIHQVAPTSFDEFVSTIEDLDLSSNNLRTLPWEAIARMANINTLTLDHNLIDHIGAGTFTLLTKLVRLDMTSNRLQKLPPDSLFQQAQVLSDPKDFSSSTLAVSFGGNPLHCNCELLWLRRLTREDDLETCASPDHLMDKYFWSIQEEEFTCDAPLITKHLSTKPYVMEGQGVTLKCKAVGDPDPEIHWRSPDGKLVHNNSRTILYGNGTLDILITTLKDSGAFNCVASNAAGIATAAVEINMIPLPLFVNNTGHMREDPGLSDITTSSKSGNDTKGYDKQDRRVMVSELTSSSAVIRWPSERHIPGIRMYQIQYNSTADDTLVYRMIPSTSKNFLINDLAAGREYDLCVLAVYDDGITSLTATRVVGCVQFHTASEVSQCRFMHSQFLGGTMIIIIGGIIVASVLVFIIILMIRYKAYSGPEDGKTKVSLSMHSQTNGSQQRLPRSVSKQPSDDGQREAHGPKECMALVLRVDNEKKQNPAATTAVLEVELPPGSVDKMKRRTSLDAQRSGPPSEDTQTDSSLTGSTMSLCLIGPNAGTKEAPRLKDKKGTLANMGLLPNELARTRHRFSFDGGDYSIFQSHSYPRRARTRWHKSTNQLNMESSPLANRRVTFSSTEWMLESTV; translated from the exons ATGGACCGCCTGGTTCTTTGCGTGCTGCTGTGTGCAGCTGTGGTGAAGGGGTACAGCTGCCCCGGCCGCTGCATCTGTCAGCACCTCTCACCCACTCTGACTCTGCTTTGCGCCAAGACGGGTCTGTTGTTCGTACCGCCCACAATCGACCGCAAGACAGTGGAGCTGCGACTCACGGACAACTTCATCACCATCATCCGCAGGAAAGACTTTTTCAACATGACTAGTTTGGTTCACCTCACCTTGTCCCGGAACACCATCAGCCAGATCACCCCCCACTCCTTTGTCGGCCTTCGATCTCTGCGGGCGCTGCACATGGATGGAAATCGCCTCAGTGTGATAAAGACCGACCACTTTAGGGGCCTCGTCAACCTGCGGCACCTCATCCTCGGAAACAACCAGATCCACCAGGTGGCCCCCACCTCCTTTGATGAGTTTGTTTCCACCATAGAGGACTTGGATCTTTCCAGTAATAACCTGCGCACCCTCCCCTGGGAAGCCATAGCCAGAATGGCCAACATAAACACGCTTACACTGGACCACAACCTGATCGACCATATTGGAGCTGGGACTTTCACGTTGCTCACCAAGCTGGTCCGCCTGGACATGACTTCTAACAGGCTGCAAAAACTGCCGCCCGACAGCTTATTCCAGCAGGCACAGGTCCTCTCCGACCCCAAGGACTTCAGCTCTTCAACTCTGGCAGTGAGTTTCGGTGGGAACCCTCTTCACTGTAACTGTGAGTTGCTGTGGCTGCGCAGGCTGACGAGAGAGGACGATCTGGAGACCTGTGCCTCGCCAGATCACCTCATGGACAAGTATTTCTGGTCCATCCAAGAGGAGGAGTTCACCTGTGACGCTCCGCTGATCACCAAGCATCTTTCCACCAAGCCCTACGTGATGGAAGGGCAGGGTGTGACGCTTAAATGCAAAGCAGTGGGGGATCCAGACCCAGAGATTCACTGGCGGTCCCCAGACGGCAAGCTGGTGCATAACAACTCCCGCACCATCCTGTATGGCAATGGCACCCTTGATATTCTCATCACCACGCTAAAGGACAGCGGCGCATTTAATTGTGTGGCGTCCAATGCCGCAGGCATCGCCACAGCTGCTGTTGAGATCAACATGATCCCTTTACCCTTGTTTGTGAACAACACAGGCCACATGCGCGAAGACCCCGGCCTCTCAGacatcaccacctcctccaaATCTGGCAACGACACCAAGGGCTACGACAAGCAGGACAGGAGGGTGATGGTCAGCGAgctgacctcctcctccgccgtgaTCCGCTGGCCTTCTGAGCGCCACATCCCCGGCATCAGGATGTACCAGATTCAGTACAACAGCACAGCTGATGATACTTTGGTGTACAG AATGATCCCGTCTACCAGCAAGAACTTCCTAATCAATGATCTGGCCGCAGGACGAGAGTACGACCTTTGTGTGCTGGCGGTTTACGACGACGGCATCACATCATTAACGGCCACGCGCGTGGTGGGCTGCGTGCAGTTCCACACGGCCAGCGAGGTCAGCCAGTGCCGCTTCATGCACAGCCAGTTTCTGGGAGGCACTATGATCATCATTATTGGTGGTATAATTGTTGCTTCGGTGTTGGTGTTCATTATCATCCTGATGATCCGCTACAAGGCCTACAGCGGCCCAGAGGACGGCAAGACCAAGGTCAGCCTCAGCATGCACTCCCAGACCAACGGCAGCCAGCAGCGGCTCCCGCGCTCCGTCTCCAAGCAACCGTCTGACGATGGCCAGCGCGAAGCTCACGGGCCCAAAGAGTGCATGGCGCTGGTGCTGAGGGTGGACAATGAGAAGAAACAGAATCCGGCTGCCACCACCGCCGTCCTCGAGGTGGAGCTGCCACCCGGAAGTGTAGACAAGATGAAAAGGAGAACCAGCCTGGATGCGCAGCGCTCCGGCCCCCCGTCTGAGGACACACAGACGGACAGTAGCCTGACGGGCTCCACCATGTCCCTGTGTCTCATCGGCCCCAACGCTGGTACCAAGGAGGCTCCCAGGCTCAAGGACAAGAAAGGTACTCTGGCCAACATGGGGTTGCTCCCTAATGAGCT